A section of the Chloroflexota bacterium genome encodes:
- a CDS encoding YebC/PmpR family DNA-binding transcriptional regulator: MSGHSKWSTIKRAKGVTDQKRGALFSRLSRELAIAARQGGADPQTNVRLRLIIQKARDVNMPADNISRAVQRGVGGAEGANLVELTLEGYGPGGVAIMVAALSDNRNRTIQEVRNVLSRHGGSLAESGAVAWLFESRGVITAETTTPEETALEAIDAGAEDVKTEEALIEVYTRPHDLEKVRRALEAKNLKITASDVSLVPRSTVMVEERTAIQNLKLLESLEEMEDVRFVNTNLDYSDAVLEKLKASGLV; the protein is encoded by the coding sequence ATGTCCGGACATTCCAAGTGGTCTACGATAAAGCGGGCGAAAGGCGTCACCGACCAGAAGCGTGGCGCGCTGTTCTCCAGGCTCTCCCGGGAGCTGGCCATCGCTGCCCGCCAGGGGGGGGCGGACCCCCAGACCAATGTGCGCCTGCGCCTTATCATCCAGAAGGCCCGGGATGTGAATATGCCCGCTGACAACATCTCGAGGGCCGTCCAGAGGGGGGTGGGGGGGGCGGAGGGGGCCAACCTGGTCGAGCTTACCCTGGAGGGCTATGGCCCCGGCGGGGTGGCCATCATGGTGGCGGCCCTCAGCGATAACCGCAACCGCACTATCCAGGAAGTGCGCAATGTCTTATCCCGCCACGGCGGAAGCCTGGCCGAGAGCGGCGCCGTGGCCTGGCTCTTTGAGTCCCGGGGGGTTATTACCGCTGAAACCACCACGCCGGAGGAGACGGCCCTGGAGGCCATAGATGCCGGGGCCGAGGATGTGAAGACCGAGGAAGCGCTCATCGAGGTCTATACCCGACCCCACGACCTGGAGAAGGTGCGCCGGGCCCTGGAGGCCAAGAACCTGAAGATAACCGCCTCGGATGTTTCTCTGGTGCCCCGTTCCACCGTCATGGTGGAGGAGAGGACCGCCATCCAGAACCTGAAGTTGCTGGAGAGCCTGGAAGAGATGGAGGATGTCCGCTTTGTCAACACCAACCTGGACTACTCCGATGCTGTCCTGGAGAAGCTGAAGGCCTCCGGCCTCGTCTGA
- the ruvC gene encoding crossover junction endodeoxyribonuclease RuvC, whose translation MENRRILGLDPGTQIMGYGLIEGDPPKALAWGTFTAPRRPLGERLLFIYKGLEEILDKHSPDEAAVEEPFVAKNPRSAIAVGQAQALAFLACAGRGIPIRSYSPTQIKGAVAGYGRGEKGQVQEMVRLQLGLEETPGPDAADALAVALCHLYHSRRQELVGEK comes from the coding sequence ATGGAAAATAGGCGCATCCTGGGCCTGGACCCGGGCACTCAGATTATGGGCTACGGCCTCATTGAGGGGGACCCGCCTAAGGCCCTGGCCTGGGGGACATTCACCGCCCCCCGCCGGCCCCTCGGGGAAAGACTGCTCTTTATCTACAAGGGGTTGGAGGAGATTCTGGACAAGCACTCCCCTGATGAGGCGGCGGTGGAGGAGCCCTTTGTGGCCAAGAACCCCCGCTCGGCCATCGCCGTCGGGCAGGCCCAGGCCCTGGCCTTCCTGGCCTGTGCCGGTAGGGGAATACCTATCCGCTCGTATTCCCCCACCCAGATAAAGGGGGCCGTGGCCGGCTACGGGAGGGGGGAGAAGGGGCAGGTGCAGGAGATGGTAAGGCTCCAGCTGGGCCTGGAGGAGACCCCCGGCCCCGACGCCGCCGATGCGCTGGCCGTGGCCCTCTGCCATCTCTACCACTCCCGTCGGCAGGAGCTTGTAGGGGAGAAATGA